The following proteins are co-located in the Haliotis asinina isolate JCU_RB_2024 chromosome 13, JCU_Hal_asi_v2, whole genome shotgun sequence genome:
- the LOC137259825 gene encoding transcription initiation factor IIA subunit 2-like: MSYQLYRNTTLGHTLQESLDELIQCGQISPGLALKVLLQFDKAINNALANRVKSKISFSGSLNTYRFCDNVWTFVLNNVKFREGPVQDIAKVDKVKIVACDGKGQDQPH; this comes from the exons ATGAGTTACCAACTGTACAGAAATACAACACTTGGGCACACGCTGCAGGAGAGTCTTGACGAGTTGATTCAG TGTGGTCAGATATCGCCAGGCCTAGCTCTCAAGGTCTTGTTACAGTTTGACAAAGCCATCAACAATGCTCTTGCTAACAGAGTCAAGTCAAAGATATCTTTCTCA GGTTCCCTAAACACATACCGCTTCTGTGACAATGTGTGGACGTTTGTATTGAACAACGTCAAGTTCCGAGAAGGTCCTGTGCAGGATATCGCCAAAGTGGATAAAGTGAAGATTGTAGCATGTGACGGAAAAG GACAGGATCAGCCACATTAA